A window from Clupea harengus chromosome 14, Ch_v2.0.2, whole genome shotgun sequence encodes these proteins:
- the LOC105899565 gene encoding G-protein coupled receptor 135 — MDFPRNAALLGTSNTTVADNNSGTNFMLEVVTLSTVLNSFGTPNSVANFTSSGEHIQPVKSTEGNSVLHGIAVAVQALLLLAIFLFSSLGNSAVVIVIIKHRQLRTVTNAFIMSLSLSDFLTAILCLPFSFMMLFSKDGMWLFGDRFCIANGFFNTCFGIISTLTMTLISFDRYYAIVRQPQEKIGRRKAIQLLVAVWVSAVFFSLPWYLVLRTSGQLVVHKRGFYHCMYVFHSGTSRMGTAYSISLIVVCYLLPFALMCFCHYNICKTVRLSEIRVRPVTTYAHLLRFYSEMRTATTVLIMIVFIIFCWGPYCLMGITTALGDYSFNPAMDTVAIWMAWANGAINPLIYVIRNPNISLLFGRSRGEGYRTRNIAAYLSTQTQSREVRTRADRIRDRYVSRHGTNSRLSSSSPANGGEIAMWACKNPAVFFCRDGQPDTVSEPAVPKVETADTSL; from the coding sequence ATGGATTTCCCAAGGAACGCTGCCTTGCTCGGCACCAGCAACACCACCGTTGCGGACAACAATTCTGGGACAAATTTCATGCTGGAAGTGGTGACCCTGAGTACGGTTCTGAACAGCTTTGGTACGCCGAACAGCGTCGCGAACTTTACGAGTTCAGGCGAACATATCCAGCCCGTGAAGAGCACCGAAGGGAATTCGGTCCTCCATGGTATAGCTGTGGCCGTGCAAGCACTGTTGCTCCTTGCCATTTTCCTTTTCTCCAGTTTAGGTAACTCGGCAGTGGTCATAGTCATaatcaaacacagacaactgaGGACCGTAACGAATGCGTTCATCATGTCCCTCTCCCTATCTGATTTCCTGACGGCCATACTTTGTTTACCTTTTTCCTTTATGATGCTTTTTAGTAAAGACGGGATGTGGCTGTTCGGGGACCGTTTCTGCATTGCAAATGGTTTTTTCAACACTTGCTTCGGCATTATTTCTACCCTGACAATGACACTCATCTCCTTTGACAGATACTATGCCATTGTGCGACAGCCACAAGAGAAGATTGGCAGGCGGAAGGCCATTCAGCTGTTGGTGGCAGTGTGGGTATCGGCggtgtttttctccctcccctggTACCTGGTGTTGCGAACATCAGGGCAGCTGGTGGTTCACAAGAGGGGCTTCTACCATTGCATGTATGTTTTTCACTCTGGCACGTCTCGGATGGGAACTGCGTACAGCATATCTCTCATTGTGGTGTGCTACCTCCTCCCCTTCGCCCTTATGTGTTTCTGTCACTACAACATCTGTAAGACGGTCCGCCTGTCGGAAATCAGGGTGCGGCCAGTGACCACGTATGCACACCTGCTCCGTTTTTATAGCGAGATGCGCACGGCCACCACCGTGCTCATCATGATAGTGTTCATCATCTTTTGCTGGGGTCCATACTGTCTCATGGGAATCACCACCGCCTTGGGTGACTATTCTTTCAACCCGGCAATGGACACGGTCGCCATCTGGATGGCCTGGGCGAACGGTGCCATAAACCCGTTGATATATGTCATACGGAACCCAAACATATCCTTGCTGTTCGGTCGAAGTCGAGGAGAGGGCTACAGGACTAGAAACATAGCTGCGTACctgtcaacacaaacacagagccgtGAGGTCAGAACGAGAGCAGACCGGATCAGAGACCGGTACGTGAGTAGGCACGGAACCAACAGCAGGCTCTCCTCCTCAAGCCCGGCGAACGGGGGGGAGATTGCCATGTGGGCTTGCAAAAACCCGGCCGTGTTCTTCTGTCGAGACGGCCAACCTGACACTGTGTCCGAACCTGCTGTGCCCAAAGTGGAGACCGCTGACACGAGTCTGTAG